Part of the Mangifera indica cultivar Alphonso chromosome 4, CATAS_Mindica_2.1, whole genome shotgun sequence genome, cgtggacgattggacaagagccgaattacgacaacaagaaataaaagtagacttcaatgaagaatcgcttgatttaactacagatagttcgatgacgacgggaaataatactcaagatagtggaggtgaatgataaggtaagggggtactgccagctattagatatgcaaaggtaagagaactacgtaggctttgattcttctaaaccccaagaagatacgtaggaagcttaattgaaaaattaagtccaagcctttcttttaaatttcaattattgtaattaataatttaaaaattaaatcaagatcatgtattagaattgatggttcaatatcggtttcgaatcgaaaccgtcGATTCCGAAtcaaaaccgtcggttccgaaccgaaaccgtcggttccgaaccggggccatgaaccggaaccggcggttccgaaccgtggacgaaccgtcctgttacggtttcggtttagggtccttatattttcgaaccgtgaaccgacggttccgaaccgaaaccggcggttcatgaaccgtggccaggtctaggtGAGTGGGAAGAGAATgattggttttttaaattaaaggagataaaatttagtttttttaatatattgggttaaataatatttttgcctttgtaagttagaaaattttaaacttaacgAGGGTTTATTGGGGATGGGGAATCTTTTTGCCCTTTGTTTTCAAGAAACCAAAAGGGCGGAAACCAAAgctaaaacttaaacaaaaccttttgattttctttctttggttttTACTTTTTAGCCGAAACCCCGCGTCTGAAGTCTTGATCCATTTCATTCTTTCCCAGATGGGTTTTTTCTCAAAACCTCAGCTTTTACTCATTTTTGGCTTATTTTTCTTCGCAAATCTTGTTGAATCTGCTGCTGATTACTCTACTTTGGTGTATAAGGGCTGTGCTCAACAACTTTTTCAAGATCCAACCGGGGTTTATTCCCATGTTCTTTCAGCTCTCTTTGGTTCCTTGGTTTCACAGTCCGCAAAGGCCAAGTTTTTCAAGACCACTTCTGGAAGTGGCAAGACTTCAATTAATGGTCTCTTTCAATGCAGGGGTGACCTCAGCAACGGTGACTGTTACAGCTGTGTGAGCAAGCTCCCAGCTTTGTCAGACACGCTTTGTGGTAAAACTGTAGCTGCAAGAGTTCAACTTCTTGGGTGCTATATCCTTTATGAAGTTTATGGGTTTGCTCAGGTTTCAGGGATGGAACTGTTGTACAAGACTTGTGGGGCAACAAATGTGAGGGGAGAAAAGTTTGTAGAGAGGAGGGACGCAGCTCTTCAAGTGATGGAAAATTGCGTGGTTACTGGCCATGGATTTTATACTGGTAGCTATCAATCTGTGTATTTGTTGGCTCAATGTCAAGGTGATTTGGGAGATTCAGATTGTGGTGATTGTGTGACAACAGCAGTTCAGAAGGGTCAAGTTGAGTGTGGGAGCTCTATTTCAGGCCAAGTTTATC contains:
- the LOC123215009 gene encoding plasmodesmata-located protein 2-like, which translates into the protein MGFFSKPQLLLIFGLFFFANLVESAADYSTLVYKGCAQQLFQDPTGVYSHVLSALFGSLVSQSAKAKFFKTTSGSGKTSINGLFQCRGDLSNGDCYSCVSKLPALSDTLCGKTVAARVQLLGCYILYEVYGFAQVSGMELLYKTCGATNVRGEKFVERRDAALQVMENCVVTGHGFYTGSYQSVYLLAQCQGDLGDSDCGDCVTTAVQKGQVECGSSISGQVYLHKCFISYGYYPNGVPGRQSSPSSSSSAAASSSSSSSSSSDSSGTGPNTGKTVAIIIGGAAGVGFVVISLMFARNLMKKHDDY